One stretch of Ipomoea triloba cultivar NCNSP0323 chromosome 8, ASM357664v1 DNA includes these proteins:
- the LOC116026756 gene encoding protein SHORT-ROOT-like yields MQSNPSGSPPAVEEPSAAASDGGKWAERLLRECAGAISEKDSAKIHQLLWMLNELASPYGDCDQKLAAHFLQALFCKATETGPKCYKTLLSVSEKSHSFDSARKLILKFQEVSPWTTFGHVASNGAILEALDGETKLHIIDISNTFCTQWPTLLEALATRNDETPHLKLTVVVTAATVVKSFMKEIAQRMEKFARLMGVPFEFNVVSGLTHLGEITKDALNVRDDESVAINCIGALRRVGVDERSAILRTFLTLRPKVVTVVEEHADFTHTRHDFVKCFEECLRFYTLYLEMLAESFPATSNERLMLERECSRSILRVLGCDDPSSNDGDSESRERGTQWSEKLRDAGFSPFTLNDDAVDDVKALLKRYKSGWALQPPQQQAGEDNNTTGTSSSSTSSSGIYLTWKDEPVVWASAWKP; encoded by the coding sequence ATGCAAAGCAACCCTAGCGGGTCGCCACCGGCGGTGGAGGAGCCCTCCGCCGCTGCTAGCGACGGCGGGAAGTGGGCGGAGCGGCTCCTGAGGGAATGCGCCGGCGCGATTTCCGAGAAAGATTCCGCCAAGATCCACCAGCTGCTGTGGATGCTGAACGAGCTAGCGTCGCCCTACGGGGACTGCGACCAGAAACTCGCCGCGCATTTTCTTCAAGCCTTGTTCTGCAAGGCAACGGAGACGGGTCCCAAGTGCTACAAAACCCTCCTCTCGGTCTCCGAGAAGAGCCACAGCTTTGACTCCGCTCGGAAGCTCATCCTCAAGTTCCAAGAGGTGAGCCCTTGGACAACTTTCGGTCACGTCGCCTCCAACGGCGCCATCTTGGAGGCCTTGGACGGGGAAACCAAGCTTCATATTATCGACATTAGCAACACGTTTTGCACCCAATGGCCTACTTTACTCGAAGCCCTGGCCACGCGGAACGACGAGACGCCCCACCTTAAGCTCACGGTGGTGGTCACGGCCGCGACGGTGGTGAAGTCGTTCATGAAGGAAATCGCGCAGAGGATGGAGAAATTCGCAAGGCTGATGGGGGTACCGTTCGAGTTCAACGTCGTGAGCGGGCTAACCCACCTAGGAGAGATCACCAAAGACGCTCTAAACGTCCGAGACGACGAATCCGTCGCAATAAATTGCATCGGCGCCCTCCGACGAGTCGGGGTCGACGAAAGGTCCGCGATTCTCCGCACCTTCCTAACCCTCCGCCCCAAAGTCGTCACGGTCGTGGAAGAACACGCGGATTTCACCCACACCCGACACGATTTCGTCAAATGCTTCGAGGAGTGCCTGAGATTCTACACGCTCTACTTGGAGATGCTGGCCGAGAGCTTCCCGGCAACCAGCAACGAGCGGTTGATGCTTGAGCGAGAGTGCTCGAGGAGCATACTTAGGGTTTTGGGCTGCGACGATCCGAGCAGTAACGACGGCGACTCCGAGAGCAGAGAGAGAGGAACCCAGTGGTCCGAGAAGCTCCGAGACGCCGGCTTCTCGCCTTTTACCCTCAACGACGACGCAGTTGACGACGTTAAAGCCTTGCTGAAAAGATACAAATCCGGATGGGCACTTCAGCCACCACAACAACAAGCCGGGGAAGACAACAACACAACCGGaacctcatcatcatcaacatcatcatcagGAATATACTTGACATGGAAAGATGAGCCAGTAGTATGGGCTTCAGCTTGGAAGCCCTAg